Genomic segment of Rhodocaloribacter litoris:
GCCGAACTCCGGCCGCTTTCCCAGGAAGACCCGGATACCGGCGTGGGGTACGGTATCGTATACCATCGCCTGACCGTCTACGGAAACATTGACAACAGCACCGGCGGCACGTTCGACATGCGGCGCGGGGCCACGAGCACGGACCCGCCCACGGCCGCCTTCGTCGATCTCATTTTCGAAGGCTCCGATGATTCGGTGGTCACGCTGGGCGAATACGACAACAATACCAACCAGCTCTTCCAGGTGTTTATCCGGAAGACGGACGGGGGGCGCGTGGTGCTGGGCAGCGACGTCACACAGGACAACAACAGCCTGGCCAAGCTGCACCTCGAAAGCGGTAACATCGTTACGAACGAGTACCGCTGGCGGGTGTGGACCAACAGCTCCAGCGGCGTCGTGGGGGGATCGCCGAACTCCTATGTGATCGGGGCCCTCTCGCGCGGCATCCCCAGGAGCGGCGACGCCTACGAACGCGTCTATCCCGTCGGCGATGAGAGCGCCTACCGGCCGGTGACGATCTATTCCTCCGACCTGGTGCCGGACGATCAGGACTTCGAGGTGCGCGTCATCGCTGGCGATGCCGATCCCGGTTCGGCCACCCTCGAAAACGGCCTCATGGACATCTCGCCCGTCCGGTACTATGCCTTCACGATGTTCGAGCGGGATACCGGCGACCCGTATACGGTGGACCGCATTGCGATCAGTTACGGTCCGGACGACGGCGTGCCGGAGGGGAGTTCGGAGTTCGTCGTTGCGACCTCCGTGGCAGAAGACCGCTCCGTGTGGCGCAACAGCGGCGGCTTCGATCCCGACACCGGCAGCCCGCACGTCACGACGCTGGCCGCCCCGCCGACGCTGGTGCAGTCGGGTGACCTTGCGGATTTCACCTTCGAGATCACCCTGGAGGGCGATCCGCCGACGTTCGTTCAGGACACCTATTATGCTGCCATCGGGACCACCGAGGCGTTCGTGACGTCCACCGAAGAAACGACGCTGCCCGATGGGTTCATCCTCAGCGCCATCTATCCGAACCCCTTCCGCGGCACCGCTGCCCTTTCGCTCGAAGTGCCGCGGCCGGTGGAGGTGCGCGTGCGGGTCTTTGACCTGCTCGGGCGCGAGGTGGCCTCCCTGGCAGACGGCTATCTGACGCCCGGCAGCCACACCTTCCGGTGGGAAGGGGGGCAGGCCCCGGCCGGCCTGTACTTCATCCGGGTAGAGACCGACACCTTCACGGCGACCCGAAAGGTCACCCTGCTTCGCTAGTCGGGTGTACGAGGGCGCCAGGTCTTGTGAAAGGACCTGGCGCCCTTATCTTTTGGCCCAAGGTCGCCCCGGCAGGGGTTCGTTATTTCTATGCTCACACCCCCGTGTCGTATGAACGTCCGGAAGGAGATCCTGCAGCGCATCATCGAGAGCGGTGCCGTGGCGGTGGTGCGAATGGCGGATGCGCAGCGTCTGCTTCGTGTGGCCGAGGCTCTTCATGAAGGAGGCATCACGGCCATCGAAATCACGATGACCACCCCCGACGCGCTGGCGGTCATCGAAGAAGTCGCCGGGGCAATGGGTGACGAGGTGCAGGTCGGCGTGGGGTCGGTGCTCTCGGCCGAGGTGGCCCGCCAGGCCATCGACGCCGGCGCCCGCTACGTCGTCAGCCCCGTCTTCAAGCCCGAGGTCGTGGCCGAGGCGCACCGCCACGACGTGCCCGCCATGCCGGGCTGCTTCACCCCCACGGAGATTCTGGCCGCCACCGAGGCCGGCGCCGACCTCGTCAAGGTGTTCCCGGCCGACGTGGTGGGCATGCCGTTCTTCAAGGCGGTGCTGGCCCCGATGCCGCACCTGAAGCTGATGCCCACCGGCGGCGTCACGCTCGAGAACGCGGGCGACTGGATCCGCGCCGGCGCCGTGGCCGTCGGCGTTGGCAGCGCCCTGCTGGACAAGGCCGCCATTGCCGCGGGCGACTATGCCGTCCTCATCGAGAACGCCCGGAAGCTGCGCCGCAGTGTCGAGGCCGCACGGGCTGAATGATCCGTTTCACCTGTTCCCTCTGCCAGTATGAAAGTCATCACCCTCGGCGAGATCATGCTCAGGCTCTCGACGCCGGGCTTCCAGCGGTTCGTGCAGGCTTCGTCGTTCGACGTCACCTTCGGAGGCGGTGAGGCCAACGTGGCCGTGTCGCTGGCGAACTACGGCTTCGAGAGCTACTTCGTCACGAAGCTGCCCCGCCACGAGATCGGGCAGGCGGCCGTCAACCACCTGCGCCGCTTCGGCGTGTCGGATCGCTTCATCGTCCGCGGTGGCGAGCGGGTCGGCATCTATTTCCTGGAGACGGGTGCCAGCCAGCGGGCCTCCAAGGTCATCTACGACCGTGCTCACGCAGCCGTGACGACCCTCGCACCGGAGGAACTCGATCTGGACGCCGTCTTCGAAGGCGCCCGCTGGTTTCACTGGACGGGCATTACGGCCGCCCTCGGCGAGACCGTCCGCCGAACGCTCGTGGCGGCCTGCGAGGCGGCCAGGGCGGCCGGAGCCACGATCTCGTGTGACCTCAACTACCGCAAAAAGCTGTGGACGGTGGAGGAGGCCCGGGCCACCATGCGTCCCCTCATGGCATACGTCGACGTTTGCATCGCCAACGAAGAGGATGCCGATCGTAGCCTGGGAATGAAGGCGGAGCAGAC
This window contains:
- a CDS encoding bifunctional 4-hydroxy-2-oxoglutarate aldolase/2-dehydro-3-deoxy-phosphogluconate aldolase → MNVRKEILQRIIESGAVAVVRMADAQRLLRVAEALHEGGITAIEITMTTPDALAVIEEVAGAMGDEVQVGVGSVLSAEVARQAIDAGARYVVSPVFKPEVVAEAHRHDVPAMPGCFTPTEILAATEAGADLVKVFPADVVGMPFFKAVLAPMPHLKLMPTGGVTLENAGDWIRAGAVAVGVGSALLDKAAIAAGDYAVLIENARKLRRSVEAARAE
- a CDS encoding sugar kinase; its protein translation is MKVITLGEIMLRLSTPGFQRFVQASSFDVTFGGGEANVAVSLANYGFESYFVTKLPRHEIGQAAVNHLRRFGVSDRFIVRGGERVGIYFLETGASQRASKVIYDRAHAAVTTLAPEELDLDAVFEGARWFHWTGITAALGETVRRTLVAACEAARAAGATISCDLNYRKKLWTVEEARATMRPLMAYVDVCIANEEDADRSLGMKAEQTDIEGARLDEAGYFRLARRLKETFGFEVVAITLRESFSASLNGWSAVLHDDRDCKEPVRSQRYEIQIVDRVGGGDAFASGLIAGLLQKANSKEALEFAVAASCLKQTIPGDFNLVSREEVEKLAGGSGSGRVER
- a CDS encoding T9SS type A sorting domain-containing protein, whose protein sequence is MVYRYCLWSLAVAFTLLTAGTAQAQITVANDGGNWDDPNTWSTGTVPTANDDVVIDSTVSINIANAEARNVTVTGEAGELRYERDPSLAGFGLTVYGNLVIEGPDAELRPLSQEDPDTGVGYGIVYHRLTVYGNIDNSTGGTFDMRRGATSTDPPTAAFVDLIFEGSDDSVVTLGEYDNNTNQLFQVFIRKTDGGRVVLGSDVTQDNNSLAKLHLESGNIVTNEYRWRVWTNSSSGVVGGSPNSYVIGALSRGIPRSGDAYERVYPVGDESAYRPVTIYSSDLVPDDQDFEVRVIAGDADPGSATLENGLMDISPVRYYAFTMFERDTGDPYTVDRIAISYGPDDGVPEGSSEFVVATSVAEDRSVWRNSGGFDPDTGSPHVTTLAAPPTLVQSGDLADFTFEITLEGDPPTFVQDTYYAAIGTTEAFVTSTEETTLPDGFILSAIYPNPFRGTAALSLEVPRPVEVRVRVFDLLGREVASLADGYLTPGSHTFRWEGGQAPAGLYFIRVETDTFTATRKVTLLR